The Raphanus sativus cultivar WK10039 chromosome 2, ASM80110v3, whole genome shotgun sequence genome includes a region encoding these proteins:
- the LOC108834989 gene encoding dehydration-responsive element-binding protein 2G-like, whose product MEKQQPPAKKRNMGRSRKGCMKGKGGPENSTCTFRGVRQRTWGKWVAEIREPNHGTRLWLGTFNTSVEAAVAYDEAAKKLYGHEAKLNLLHPQQQQQKQGVNRDLSFSSHGSSSWDYKLDGVHGLDFGLGSSNGSRGSWSGSLSFIQDGKTTSESSVSWLLPKRSDSEDQESVNAASGLTFSTKLKQKNLMMTPDYGLSNGVGYRFLLGQETNMEYDMSSSWGSSDNKESILVPSVGGGKAMLRPEVEDGTGYLEMDDLLEIDDLGLLIGKNGDFKSWCCDEFQHPWNWFLE is encoded by the coding sequence ATGGAAAAACAGCAACCTCCGGCCAAGAAACGAAACATGGGAAGATCAAGAAAAGGTTGTATGAAAGGTAAAGGTGGTCCAGAGAACTCTACTTGTACTTTTCGTGGAGTTAGGCAACGCACTTGGGGTAAATGGGTCGCTGAGATTCGTGAGCCTAACCATGGCACTCGCCTCTGGCTCGGTACTTTCAATACCTCAGTAGAAGCCGCCGTGGCTTACGATGAAGCCGCTAAGAAGCTTTACGGGCATGAAGCTAAACTCAACTTGTTGCacccacaacaacaacaacaaaagcaaGGTGTAAATAGAGACTTGTCTTTCTCGAGCCACGGGTCCAGTTCTTGGGATTATAAGCTAGATGGGGTTCATGGGTTGGACTTTGGTCTTGGCTCATCTAATGGGTCACGAGGTTCGTGGTCGGGGAGTCTAAGTTTTATACAAGATGGTAAAACTACAAGTGAGTCGAGTGTTTCTTGGTTATTACCAAAACGAAGTGACTCAGAAGATCAAGAAAGCGTTAATGCTGCGAGTGGTTTGACATTTTCGACGAAGTTGAAGCAGAAGAACTTGATGATGACTCCTGATTATGGTTTATCAAATGGAGTTGGTTATAGATTTCTTTTGGGCCAAGAAACGAATATGgaatatgacatgtcatcatcTTGGGGCTCGTCGGACAATAAGGAAAGTATCTTAGTTCCTAGTGTTGGCGGCGGAAAAGCGATGCTTAGGCCGGAGGTGGAGGACGGGACAGGGTATTTAGAGATGGATGATCTTTTGGAGATTGATGATTTGGGTTTGTTGATAGGAAAAAATGGAGACTTCAAGAGTTGGTGTTGTGATGAGTTTCAACATCCATGGAATTGGTTCCTAGAGTGA
- the LOC108834988 gene encoding uncharacterized protein LOC108834988 isoform X2: protein MSTTAMVPILKGMIFEISLQKLQGNGQGFQRSQLHQADNPKKKFGLNKDHTGNGNNKRMSTELDDADHMFGPIHQKKFSNGGEHGVRTIQLSPMLKRLQP from the exons ATGTCAACAACAGCAATGGTTCCAATTCTAAAGGGAATGATTTTCGAAATAAGTTTACAAAAACTCCAAGGCAATGGTCAAGG ATTCCAGAGATCTCAGCTCCATCAAGCTGATAATCCAAAGAAAAAGTTTGGACTCAATAAGGATCATACGGGCAACG GGAACAATAAAAGGATGTCAACTGAGCTCGATGATGCTG ACCATATGTTTGGACCTATACACCAAAAGAAATTCAGCAATGGCGGGGAGCACGGCGTAAGAACTATCCAACTAAGTCCAATGCTGAAAAG ACTGCAACCTTGA
- the LOC108834988 gene encoding uncharacterized protein LOC108834988 isoform X1, with protein sequence MSTTAMVPILKGMIFEISLQKLQGNGQGFQRSQLHQADNPKKKFGLNKDHTGNGNNKRMSTELDDADHMFGPIHQKKFSNGGEHGVRTIQLSPMLKRMLQTATLTRKQKCVASNTGKF encoded by the exons ATGTCAACAACAGCAATGGTTCCAATTCTAAAGGGAATGATTTTCGAAATAAGTTTACAAAAACTCCAAGGCAATGGTCAAGG ATTCCAGAGATCTCAGCTCCATCAAGCTGATAATCCAAAGAAAAAGTTTGGACTCAATAAGGATCATACGGGCAACG GGAACAATAAAAGGATGTCAACTGAGCTCGATGATGCTG ACCATATGTTTGGACCTATACACCAAAAGAAATTCAGCAATGGCGGGGAGCACGGCGTAAGAACTATCCAACTAAGTCCAATGCTGAAAAG AATGCTTCAGACTGCAACCTTGACGAGGAAGCAAAAATGCGTTGCCAG CAACACAGGGAAGTTTTAG
- the LOC108831295 gene encoding GDSL esterase/lipase At5g18430 — MGISTRRPESMMVIANVSMFLALVVSGPIAVEAARAFFVFGDSLVDSGNNNYLVTTARADSPPYGIDFPNRRPTGRFSNGLNIPDLISEAIGNEESPLPYLSPELRGRRLLNGANFASAGIGILNDTGFQFINIIRMYQQLAYFQQYQQRVSRLIGILRTQRLVRQSLVLITVGGNDFVNNYFLVPYSARSRQYSLPDYVRLLISEYKKILMRLHSLGVGRVLVTGAGPLGCAPAELARSSSSSGRCSAELQRAASLYDPQLTQMINELNRKIGKTVFIAANTNQMQIDFLTTPRRFGFITSKVACCGQGPYNGMGLCTVLSNLCRNRELYVFWDAFHPSEKANRMIVRHILTGSTKYMNPMNLSSALAL, encoded by the exons ATGGGGATCTCAACTAGAAGACCCGAATCAATGATGGTTATAGCCAACGTGTCTATGTTCCTAGCATTGGTTGTGTCCGGTCCTATCGCAGTGGAGGCTGCCCGTGCCTTCTTCGTGTTCGGAGACTCGCTCGTCGACAGTGGCAACAACAACTATTTAGTGACGACTGCACGTGCGGATTCTCCACCATATGGAATTGATTTTCCTAATCGGAGACCAACCGGACGGTTTTCCAACGGGCTTAACATTCCGGATCTCATCA GTGAGGCAATCGGCAACGAAGAGTCGCCGTTACCGTACCTTAGTCCGGAGCTAAGGGGGCGTAGACTGCTTAACGGTGCCAATTTCGCGTCTGCAGGCATTGGTATTCTCAACGATACCGGTTTTCAATTC ATAAACATTATAAGAATGTACCAACAACTAGCCTACTTCCAACAATACCAACAACGTGTGAGCCGCTTGATTGGGATACTACGAACACAGCGGCTCGTGAGGCAATCGCTTGTACTAATCACGGTCGGCGGCAACGACTTCGTGAACAACTATTTCTTGGTGCCATATTCCGCTAGATCGCGCCAATATTCTCTTCCTGACTACGTCCGGTTACTAATCTCCGAGTACAAGAAAATActaatg AGGTTACATTCGCTTGGAGTGGGTCGAGTTCTAGTGACTGGAGCCGGACCACTAGGATGTGCACCGGCTGAGCTGGCGAGATCAAGCTCATCCAGTGGGAGATGCTCGGCTGAGCTACAACGAGCGGCGTCTCTATACGATCCTCAGCTAACTCAAATGATAAATGAACTTAACAGAAAGATCGGGAAAACTGTTTTTATTGCCGCAAACACTAACCAAATGCAAATAGATTTTCTAACCACTCCACGAAGATTcg GATTTATAACGTCGAAGGTTGCTTGTTGCGGACAAGGGCCATACAATGGGATGGGATTGTGTACGGTACTATCGAACTTGTGTCGGAACCGTGAGTTATACGTGTTTTGGGACGCGTTTCATCCGTCCGAGAAAGCAAACCGTATGATAGTCCGCCATATCTTGACCGGTAGCACCAAGTATATGAACCCTATGAACCTTAGCTCTGCTCTTGCCCTATGA